From a single Pseudomonas sp. A34-9 genomic region:
- a CDS encoding NUDIX domain-containing protein produces the protein MPTPSQTIRIAAALLLNPEGQTLLVRKRGTTAFMQPGGKIEAHELPVHALARELEEELGLQIDPAQATFLGQFCAPAANEPGFVVQAEIFQLTIDTDVAPAAEIEQVIWVDPATDPAVDLAPLTRDLILPFYRSSLIEIA, from the coding sequence ATGCCGACGCCTTCCCAGACCATTCGCATCGCCGCCGCACTGTTGCTCAACCCAGAAGGGCAGACCCTGCTGGTGCGCAAGCGCGGGACCACGGCGTTCATGCAACCGGGCGGCAAGATCGAAGCGCACGAGTTGCCGGTGCATGCGCTGGCACGCGAGCTGGAAGAGGAGCTGGGCTTGCAGATCGATCCGGCGCAGGCGACGTTCCTCGGGCAGTTTTGCGCCCCTGCCGCCAACGAACCGGGGTTCGTTGTACAAGCCGAAATCTTTCAACTGACAATCGACACTGATGTCGCCCCCGCGGCGGAAATTGAACAGGTCATTTGGGTTGATCCCGCCACTGATCCTGCAGTCGATCTGGCACCATTGACACGCGACCTGATCCTGCCGTTTTATCGCAGCTCGCTGATCGAGATCGCCTGA